One bacterium genomic window carries:
- a CDS encoding aldehyde dehydrogenase family protein produces MAKAPADKKKAAASGKSTTTVYQNFIAGQWCDSVSNEIFENRNPARWSDLIGTFPHSKPEDVDRAVKSATKAFKTWRLVPAPQKAKLFFRLVEILNDRKERYAFDMTREMGKPIFETRGDVQEAIDTAMYACGEGYRMFGKTVPSELNNKFNMTIRMPIGVCGLISPWNFPMAIPSWKIIPALMCGNTVVFKPAEITPLSSHNLIEAILDAGFPPEIINLVHGSGKEVGTRIVSHPDTQVISFTGSSAVGRVIGREAASMLKRVSMELGGKNAQIVMDDADLDHAVDCAIWGGFGTTGQRCTATSRVICEEGIHDKFVEKYIKAAKKLKIGYGNDEGVTMGPCVSESQRKSVMQYVEIGKKEDGATLAYGGKALTKGEHADGWFHEPTIFTDVKPKMRIAQEEIFGPVVSVLKVKNFDEALKVCNDIEYGLSSAVFTKDVDRAFRAFRDIDSGITYINAATIGAEAHMPFGGMKATGNGHREGGWEVYEFYSETKACYIDYSGKLQRAQIDD; encoded by the coding sequence GTGGCAAAAGCACCGGCAGACAAGAAGAAAGCCGCCGCGAGCGGCAAGAGTACGACGACCGTTTACCAGAATTTTATCGCTGGACAGTGGTGTGATTCGGTTTCGAATGAGATTTTTGAGAATCGTAATCCGGCTCGTTGGTCGGATTTGATCGGTACGTTCCCGCACAGCAAGCCCGAAGATGTAGATCGCGCAGTGAAGTCGGCAACGAAGGCGTTCAAGACCTGGCGACTGGTGCCGGCGCCGCAGAAAGCCAAGCTGTTTTTCCGGTTGGTCGAGATTTTGAACGACCGCAAGGAGCGCTACGCCTTTGACATGACGCGCGAGATGGGCAAGCCGATTTTTGAGACGCGGGGGGACGTGCAGGAGGCGATTGACACCGCGATGTACGCGTGCGGCGAAGGCTACCGCATGTTCGGCAAGACGGTTCCGTCGGAACTCAACAACAAGTTCAACATGACGATCCGCATGCCGATCGGCGTGTGCGGTTTGATTTCGCCGTGGAATTTCCCGATGGCGATTCCGTCATGGAAGATCATCCCGGCGCTGATGTGCGGCAACACGGTGGTGTTCAAGCCCGCCGAGATTACACCGTTGTCGTCGCATAATTTGATCGAGGCGATTCTCGACGCGGGCTTCCCGCCGGAGATTATCAATCTTGTACACGGCTCGGGCAAGGAAGTGGGCACGCGGATCGTATCGCATCCTGATACGCAGGTGATTTCGTTCACGGGTTCGTCGGCGGTGGGCCGTGTGATTGGCCGCGAAGCGGCGAGTATGCTCAAGCGTGTCTCCATGGAGTTAGGCGGCAAGAACGCGCAGATCGTGATGGACGACGCGGACTTGGATCACGCGGTGGATTGCGCGATCTGGGGCGGTTTCGGCACGACCGGGCAGCGCTGCACGGCGACGTCGCGCGTGATTTGCGAAGAGGGTATTCACGACAAGTTCGTCGAGAAGTATATCAAGGCGGCCAAGAAGCTGAAGATCGGCTACGGCAATGATGAAGGCGTCACGATGGGACCGTGCGTGAGCGAGAGCCAGCGCAAGTCGGTCATGCAGTACGTCGAGATCGGCAAGAAGGAGGACGGCGCAACGCTGGCCTACGGCGGCAAGGCGCTGACGAAGGGCGAACATGCCGACGGCTGGTTCCACGAGCCGACGATCTTCACCGATGTCAAGCCGAAGATGCGGATTGCGCAGGAAGAGATTTTCGGGCCGGTGGTCTCAGTGCTGAAGGTGAAGAATTTCGACGAAGCGCTGAAGGTTTGCAACGACATCGAGTACGGTCTGTCGAGCGCGGTGTTCACGAAGGACGTCGATCGCGCGTTCCGGGCCTTCCGGGATATTGACTCGGGTATCACGTACATCAACGCGGCCACGATCGGCGCCGAAGCGCACATGCCGTTCGGCGGCATGAAGGCGACGGGCAACGGCCACCGCGAAGGCGGCTGGGAGGTCTACGAATTCTATTCAGAGACCAAGGCGTGCTACATCGACTACTCCGGGAAGCTGCAGCGCGCGCAGATAGACGATTAA
- a CDS encoding SIMPL domain-containing protein codes for MAETLMHEKFPRYFLAGLLMIALSLVAVGAFTAQAIRDAKRSNDIVTVTGSARKTVTSDYATWGVSVWCLHPTEPPYDCAKRRGGRVVEYLKSHGLQESEIKLAAIKVDQKFTQDRMKGSSEFMGYGCSQRIEVQTAKVEILDKLVLDFAELIPELIEVNTETPQYFYTKLADLRVSLLGEATLDAKARAEMIAGSAGGKIRSLRSAKMGVFQITAPNSRDVRDYGTYDTSTLEKDVSAVVTASFSVE; via the coding sequence ATGGCAGAGACTCTTATGCACGAGAAGTTCCCACGTTATTTCTTAGCCGGGCTACTCATGATCGCATTAAGCCTCGTTGCCGTTGGAGCATTTACGGCGCAGGCAATTCGCGACGCAAAGAGGTCTAACGACATTGTTACCGTCACCGGATCGGCGCGCAAGACAGTCACATCTGATTACGCGACATGGGGCGTAAGTGTCTGGTGTTTGCATCCGACTGAGCCTCCCTACGACTGTGCGAAAAGACGTGGCGGACGTGTAGTCGAGTACCTCAAGAGTCACGGACTGCAAGAGTCAGAAATCAAACTGGCCGCAATCAAGGTGGATCAGAAGTTCACGCAAGATCGCATGAAGGGGTCAAGCGAGTTCATGGGGTATGGCTGCTCACAGCGAATCGAAGTGCAAACTGCCAAAGTTGAGATCCTTGACAAGTTAGTCCTCGATTTTGCGGAGCTGATTCCCGAGCTGATCGAAGTTAACACGGAGACTCCTCAGTACTTCTACACCAAGCTCGCGGACTTGCGCGTTTCGCTTTTGGGTGAAGCGACGCTTGACGCGAAAGCTCGTGCTGAGATGATTGCCGGGAGCGCGGGCGGCAAGATTCGCTCGTTGCGAAGCGCGAAGATGGGTGTGTTTCAGATTACCGCGCCCAATTCCCGAGATGTTCGCGACTATGGAACTTATGACACCTCGACGCTTGAAAAGGATGTGTCTGCGGTCGTGACCGCGAGCTTCTCAGTCGAGTGA
- a CDS encoding DUF4256 domain-containing protein, translating into MPKPKASTLSSKQRDELLKVLAARFDKHLKRHRGLKWADVETKLLEHPEKLWSLAEMESSGGEPDVIGLDKKTAEFVFADCAAESPKGRRSLCYDRDALDKRKENKPAGNAVEAAAAMGIELMTEEQYRDLQKLGEFDLKTSSWLLTPPEIRRLGGAIFGDRRYDTVFIYHNGAESYYAARGFRGLLKV; encoded by the coding sequence ATGCCCAAACCCAAAGCCTCCACCCTTTCCTCCAAGCAGCGCGACGAACTTTTGAAAGTTCTGGCTGCGCGGTTTGACAAGCACTTGAAGCGACACAGGGGATTGAAGTGGGCAGACGTGGAAACGAAATTGTTGGAGCACCCGGAAAAGTTGTGGTCGCTTGCCGAGATGGAAAGCAGCGGCGGCGAACCGGATGTGATCGGGTTAGATAAGAAGACGGCTGAGTTTGTGTTCGCGGATTGCGCCGCGGAGAGTCCGAAGGGCCGCCGGAGTTTGTGTTACGACCGGGATGCGTTGGACAAGCGGAAAGAGAACAAGCCCGCGGGCAATGCGGTCGAAGCGGCGGCGGCGATGGGAATTGAGCTTATGACTGAAGAGCAATACCGCGACCTGCAGAAGCTCGGCGAGTTTGATTTGAAGACTTCGAGTTGGCTTCTGACACCGCCGGAGATTCGTCGATTGGGCGGGGCGATATTCGGTGACCGCCGGTATGATACGGTTTTCATCTATCACAACGGCGCGGAGTCGTACTATGCGGCGCGCGGTTTTCGCGGGCTATTGAAGGTATAA
- a CDS encoding DinB family protein, translating to MLDFHTALISFNTWANGKVVESLRSCPALPEAGVLRLSHILENNWYVYDIIFERDLSKWDDDRNYTIEECIAEIPKIEAAYQELLQSLTEEQLARTVRFKNVVGDMVERRIGDLIFHTFDHCTYHRGQIAMIVREHGGEPAKTWYNRWIAETQA from the coding sequence ATGCTGGATTTCCACACAGCGCTGATCTCGTTCAACACCTGGGCCAACGGCAAGGTTGTTGAGTCGTTGAGATCGTGTCCGGCTTTGCCGGAGGCGGGCGTGCTGCGGCTTTCACATATTCTGGAGAACAACTGGTACGTATACGACATCATCTTTGAGCGCGACCTTTCCAAGTGGGATGACGACCGGAATTACACGATCGAAGAGTGTATCGCGGAGATTCCGAAGATAGAAGCGGCCTATCAGGAGCTGCTGCAGAGCCTGACGGAAGAGCAGTTGGCGCGTACAGTTCGGTTCAAGAATGTCGTTGGCGACATGGTCGAGCGGCGGATCGGGGATTTGATTTTCCATACGTTTGATCACTGCACCTATCATCGCGGACAAATTGCCATGATTGTGCGCGAGCACGGCGGCGAACCGGCCAAGACCTGGTACAACCGCTGGATCGCGGAGACGCAGGCGTGA
- a CDS encoding DUF937 domain-containing protein, whose amino-acid sequence MDMMELLRGAQSILGQHSGEVNVGNLAGSVMGMLSKDNGGIGGLVDQFQNKGLGDVAKSWISTGNNLPVSAEQLTQVFGEQKLGAMANEAGIDLAKFMPLLTAALPMIVDKLTPDGEVNDKSNSMLEQGMGLLSMFMKRS is encoded by the coding sequence ATGGATATGATGGAATTGCTGCGCGGCGCGCAGAGTATATTGGGTCAGCATTCGGGCGAAGTGAACGTCGGCAATCTGGCGGGCTCGGTCATGGGCATGCTGTCGAAGGACAATGGCGGCATCGGCGGATTGGTAGACCAATTTCAGAACAAGGGTTTGGGCGACGTGGCCAAATCGTGGATCAGCACGGGCAATAACCTGCCGGTGTCGGCCGAGCAGTTGACGCAGGTTTTCGGCGAGCAAAAGCTCGGCGCGATGGCAAATGAAGCCGGCATTGATCTGGCCAAGTTCATGCCATTGCTGACGGCGGCGCTGCCGATGATCGTGGACAAGCTCACGCCGGACGGCGAAGTAAACGACAAGAGCAACAGCATGCTGGAACAGGGTATGGGCCTGCTCAGCATGTTCATGAAGCGCAGCTAA
- a CDS encoding class I SAM-dependent methyltransferase, which translates to MIKEWLDSRYQKPADGEYRAHSPIFGPKGNSERGIVARYIRAENVLKACRDLGIGKGQSLIDVGASDGHFVSLAREHLGCQVTATDISAEACKRVEEMFGIRAVPCDATALPFSDQEFDVVVCMETLEHIEQIHTAIGELLRIGKRVVITVPNESVRKTTRTHIGIHPHKHIWNFKAQSFDFLKTMGYQVRVVRHTSTVGLVGYMVLEKFGLLNETTVKMCLAIDRMIQSIPPSWGWMFIVTKPGSSAK; encoded by the coding sequence ATGATCAAAGAGTGGCTGGATTCGCGTTATCAGAAACCGGCGGACGGTGAATACCGGGCTCATTCGCCGATTTTCGGTCCGAAGGGCAATAGTGAGCGCGGCATCGTGGCGCGTTACATTCGCGCGGAGAATGTGCTGAAGGCGTGCCGCGATCTGGGCATCGGCAAGGGACAATCGCTGATTGACGTGGGCGCATCGGACGGCCACTTTGTGAGTCTGGCGCGCGAGCACCTGGGCTGTCAGGTGACGGCCACGGATATTTCAGCGGAAGCCTGCAAGCGCGTTGAGGAGATGTTCGGGATTCGCGCGGTGCCGTGTGACGCCACGGCGCTGCCGTTTTCCGATCAGGAGTTTGACGTGGTCGTATGCATGGAGACGCTCGAACACATCGAGCAGATCCACACTGCGATCGGCGAGCTGCTGCGCATTGGCAAGCGGGTGGTGATTACGGTGCCGAATGAATCGGTGCGCAAGACGACGCGCACGCATATCGGGATTCACCCGCACAAGCACATCTGGAACTTCAAGGCGCAGAGTTTTGATTTTTTGAAGACGATGGGCTATCAGGTTCGCGTCGTGCGGCATACCTCCACGGTTGGCCTGGTCGGCTATATGGTATTGGAGAAATTCGGTTTGTTGAATGAGACTACTGTAAAGATGTGTTTAGCGATTGACCGGATGATTCAGAGCATCCCGCCCTCGTGGGGCTGGATGTTTATCGTAACGAAACCCGGTTCGTCCGCAAAGTAA
- a CDS encoding DinB family protein, producing the protein MNELSSHLVQIRSAFEGPAWHGPALLEALDGVTPHVAKRRWVDGAHTIWEIALHTVAWKRTVVKFLDGAEKIVVEEDENFPRPEAGDEAEWGHVLNELKIAQAEFLATVSRFGNARLYETPKGREWTYNTWIFGVVHHDLYHAGQIMLLRKAAEAEIQGSRVK; encoded by the coding sequence TTGAATGAACTCAGTTCGCATCTTGTGCAGATTCGCAGCGCCTTTGAAGGTCCGGCGTGGCACGGACCTGCGCTCCTCGAAGCACTTGACGGGGTAACGCCGCATGTGGCCAAGCGGCGCTGGGTGGATGGTGCGCACACGATATGGGAGATTGCGCTGCACACGGTGGCTTGGAAGCGGACGGTGGTGAAGTTTCTGGATGGCGCGGAGAAGATCGTCGTCGAAGAAGACGAGAATTTCCCACGGCCGGAAGCGGGTGACGAGGCCGAATGGGGGCACGTGCTGAACGAGCTGAAAATCGCGCAGGCCGAATTTTTGGCAACGGTGTCGCGTTTCGGCAATGCTCGGCTCTATGAAACACCCAAGGGCCGCGAGTGGACGTACAATACGTGGATATTCGGCGTGGTGCACCACGACCTATATCACGCAGGACAAATAATGCTGCTGCGCAAAGCGGCGGAAGCGGAAATACAGGGGAGCCGCGTAAAATGA
- a CDS encoding DinB family protein: MSTANTQVQRVIAEMKFAFEGDETGENRFQPAIWPLLANVDVKRAMHRPIPEGHNIWELVLHLITWKRYITVRFQDEQMTVTPDMDWPPLPTPTETAWQATKDELLRAHHEMIAAAEPLTDDMLDAPAANGKVARYGIFHGIIQHDQYHGGQIALLKKAKLR, translated from the coding sequence ATGAGCACAGCCAATACACAAGTTCAGCGCGTGATTGCGGAAATGAAGTTCGCCTTCGAGGGTGACGAAACCGGCGAGAATCGCTTTCAGCCGGCGATCTGGCCACTGCTGGCCAACGTTGATGTGAAGCGCGCTATGCATCGGCCCATTCCGGAGGGGCATAACATCTGGGAGTTGGTTCTGCACCTGATCACTTGGAAGCGCTATATCACGGTGCGATTTCAGGATGAGCAGATGACGGTAACGCCGGACATGGACTGGCCGCCGCTGCCGACGCCGACGGAGACGGCTTGGCAGGCTACCAAGGACGAACTGTTGCGGGCGCACCATGAGATGATTGCGGCCGCGGAGCCGCTGACCGACGACATGCTGGATGCTCCAGCCGCGAATGGAAAAGTCGCACGTTACGGGATATTTCATGGAATTATTCAGCACGATCAGTACCACGGGGGTCAGATCGCGCTGTTGAAGAAGGCGAAGCTGAGGTAA
- a CDS encoding helix-turn-helix domain-containing protein, producing MPNEEYLTTAEAATLLKVSRGTVCLLAREGSLPAVRVGKQWRIPHEAPELWLYRQKQAGLRARSRSKDAKGARAKRSGFEDLLKVAGAIGYKG from the coding sequence ATGCCGAATGAAGAGTATTTGACGACGGCGGAAGCGGCGACGCTCTTGAAAGTCAGCCGGGGAACAGTCTGTTTGCTGGCCCGCGAGGGCAGTTTGCCGGCCGTGCGGGTGGGCAAGCAGTGGCGAATTCCACATGAGGCGCCCGAACTGTGGCTGTACCGGCAGAAACAAGCTGGGCTGCGGGCGCGTTCAAGGAGCAAGGATGCGAAAGGCGCGCGGGCCAAGCGGTCGGGATTTGAAGATTTGCTGAAGGTGGCCGGGGCGATTGGATACAAAGGGTGA
- a CDS encoding PIN domain-containing protein: protein MLKCIDTSILLIATDTTHPLSARAAKFLKSCAGEPWVTCVCYASLVKWSDRITSSAHCQAPIAAGAVQSALDAMLKRREPLVLYEDEQILKRALKLVEKHAVLRNRLHEAQVAATALAHGVGTMVTADSAPYQAVRDLTVENPFETLFA, encoded by the coding sequence ATGCTGAAGTGTATTGACACGTCCATACTGCTAATTGCCACGGACACAACGCATCCGTTGTCGGCGCGCGCGGCGAAGTTCTTGAAGAGCTGCGCGGGCGAGCCGTGGGTGACGTGCGTGTGCTATGCGAGTTTGGTTAAGTGGAGTGACCGCATTACGTCCAGCGCGCACTGCCAAGCGCCGATCGCGGCGGGCGCGGTGCAAAGCGCTTTGGACGCGATGCTGAAACGGCGCGAGCCGCTGGTGCTTTACGAAGATGAACAGATTTTGAAGCGTGCTTTGAAGTTGGTTGAAAAGCACGCGGTGCTGCGCAACCGGCTGCACGAAGCGCAAGTGGCGGCCACGGCGCTGGCGCACGGTGTGGGCACGATGGTGACGGCGGATTCGGCACCGTATCAGGCGGTGCGCGACTTAACGGTCGAGAACCCGTTTGAAACGTTGTTTGCGTAA
- a CDS encoding alpha/beta hydrolase, translating to MASWFDVAGFGYQEFSAGGVRTFAIVEGRTGGVPLVLLHDVPGASFVWSTTVQAIGRERRIIAPDLPGWGRSHNRIAPKQTVLTPEALRGWLVEVIQAHQSERSDIGGIGAGAWLALDYLLGHAAQVRRIALLNLRLTDRAPQRWPWQKRVWTRERLQKWFDRETGLTEPARTAAQPQFDELLAGGWHARESPEFPVNLFRDRVTNYAKALRSFDGEVLLGWGRRASGYDERAAAQLAQGRAVVVWSEAADFPMWDQPPQFQAEITDFFQS from the coding sequence GTGGCAAGCTGGTTCGACGTCGCGGGATTTGGCTATCAGGAGTTCTCCGCGGGCGGTGTGCGGACCTTCGCGATTGTGGAAGGACGCACGGGCGGCGTTCCGTTGGTGCTGTTGCACGATGTGCCGGGCGCGTCGTTTGTGTGGTCCACGACGGTTCAGGCCATTGGGCGCGAGCGGCGGATCATTGCACCAGACTTGCCGGGTTGGGGCCGGTCGCACAACCGGATCGCGCCGAAACAAACGGTCTTGACTCCCGAGGCCTTGCGCGGCTGGCTGGTTGAAGTCATCCAGGCCCACCAATCGGAGCGCAGTGACATCGGCGGAATTGGCGCTGGCGCGTGGCTTGCATTGGATTATCTGCTTGGCCATGCCGCACAGGTGCGACGGATCGCGCTGCTGAATCTGCGGCTTACGGATCGCGCACCGCAGCGCTGGCCGTGGCAGAAAAGAGTTTGGACACGCGAACGACTGCAGAAGTGGTTTGATCGCGAGACCGGCCTAACGGAACCGGCGCGGACGGCGGCCCAACCGCAGTTTGACGAATTGCTGGCGGGCGGATGGCACGCCCGGGAGTCGCCGGAGTTTCCTGTCAATCTGTTTCGTGACCGTGTAACGAACTATGCGAAGGCGTTGCGGTCGTTTGACGGTGAAGTATTGTTGGGTTGGGGCCGGCGCGCATCAGGTTATGACGAACGCGCCGCGGCGCAGTTGGCGCAAGGTCGGGCGGTAGTGGTGTGGAGCGAGGCGGCGGATTTCCCGATGTGGGATCAGCCGCCGCAATTTCAGGCGGAAATCACGGATTTTTTTCAATCATGA
- a CDS encoding L-lysine 6-transaminase has translation MSHITPQNVHETLSKYMLADGFDLVFDLDDSRGTFFHDSRHNRKFMDFFSFFASSPVGFNHPKLTTPAMIEKLGKLAVNNITNSDLYTVEFAEFVDTFFKIAIPPQFKHSFYVSGGALGIENALKAAMDWKVRKNFNKGYRREIGTQVMHFDECFHGRTGYTVSMTNTADPNKYKYFARFDWPRVTNPKLRFPLSEGHLEEVERKEKLAIEQMKRHFIERRDEICAIILEPIQGEGGDNHFRPEFFRDLRNLANENDAMLIFDEVQTGVGLTGKMWAWQHYGVEPDMFCFGKKSQVCGFIAGPRIDEVEDNVFNVSSRINSTWGGNLIDMFRFKTYLEIIQEERLVDHAAVTGEKALFMLQSVANDYPQMVSNVRGRGLMCAFDLPTPSLRNRLVDALYENGLCMLPSGTHSVRFRPPLNISEAEIAAGVDVIRKCTGDILDQVHLQPA, from the coding sequence ATGTCGCATATCACGCCGCAGAACGTCCACGAGACGCTCTCAAAATACATGCTGGCCGACGGGTTCGACCTGGTCTTTGACCTTGACGACTCGCGCGGCACGTTTTTCCACGACTCGCGTCACAACCGCAAGTTCATGGACTTTTTCAGTTTCTTTGCTTCGAGTCCGGTGGGCTTCAATCATCCGAAGCTGACAACGCCGGCGATGATCGAGAAGCTCGGCAAGCTGGCCGTGAACAACATCACGAATTCGGATCTTTACACCGTTGAGTTCGCGGAGTTCGTTGACACGTTTTTCAAGATCGCGATTCCGCCGCAGTTCAAGCATTCCTTTTACGTCTCGGGCGGCGCCCTCGGCATTGAGAATGCGCTCAAGGCTGCAATGGACTGGAAGGTTCGGAAGAACTTCAACAAGGGCTACCGTCGGGAGATCGGCACGCAGGTGATGCATTTTGACGAGTGCTTCCACGGGCGCACAGGCTACACGGTTTCGATGACGAACACGGCGGACCCGAACAAGTATAAGTACTTCGCGCGGTTTGATTGGCCGCGTGTGACCAATCCGAAGCTGCGCTTTCCGCTGTCGGAAGGGCATCTTGAGGAAGTCGAGCGCAAAGAGAAGCTCGCCATCGAGCAGATGAAGCGGCATTTCATTGAGCGCCGCGACGAGATTTGTGCCATCATCCTCGAGCCGATTCAGGGCGAGGGCGGGGACAATCATTTCCGTCCGGAGTTCTTCCGCGATCTGCGCAATTTGGCTAACGAGAACGACGCGATGCTGATCTTTGACGAAGTGCAGACGGGCGTCGGCTTGACGGGCAAGATGTGGGCATGGCAGCATTACGGCGTGGAGCCGGATATGTTCTGTTTCGGCAAGAAGTCGCAGGTGTGCGGTTTTATCGCCGGTCCGCGGATTGACGAAGTGGAAGACAACGTGTTCAATGTGTCGTCGCGCATCAACTCGACGTGGGGCGGCAACCTGATTGACATGTTCCGCTTCAAGACCTATCTCGAGATCATCCAGGAAGAGCGGTTGGTGGATCATGCGGCGGTGACGGGCGAGAAGGCGCTGTTCATGCTGCAGAGCGTGGCCAACGACTATCCGCAGATGGTTTCGAACGTGCGCGGGCGCGGCCTGATGTGCGCGTTCGATTTGCCGACGCCGTCGCTGCGCAATCGTCTGGTTGATGCGCTGTACGAAAACGGCCTGTGCATGCTGCCGTCGGGCACGCATTCGGTCCGATTCCGTCCGCCGCTCAACATTTCGGAAGCGGAAATCGCCGCCGGCGTAGACGTCATCCGCAAGTGTACGGGTGATATTCTTGATCAGGTGCATCTTCAACCGGCTTGA
- the rsmI gene encoding 16S rRNA (cytidine(1402)-2'-O)-methyltransferase — protein sequence MSDAPQFPAGSLAVVATPIGNLGDVSFRAIATLKSADLILCEDTRHSKRLFDHYAIQVPTTSYGAHNLKSKVAWVLEQLAQGKRVALVSDAGSPGISDPGTLLVSTAIAAGYPVFSVPGAAALVPALTLSGLRTDRFVFEGFLPHKKGRQTKLKQLALEPRTIVLYESVHRIQKTLGELHDYLGNRKVAVCRELTKLHEEIVRGTLADAIAHFQKNDPRGEFVVVVAGADDAEPQEEDSGEESLY from the coding sequence GTGAGCGACGCGCCGCAATTCCCGGCCGGGAGTCTGGCCGTCGTAGCGACGCCGATCGGCAACTTGGGCGACGTGAGTTTTCGCGCGATCGCGACGCTTAAGTCCGCCGATCTGATTTTGTGCGAAGACACGCGGCACTCGAAGCGGCTGTTTGACCACTATGCGATTCAAGTTCCGACGACGAGTTACGGGGCGCATAATCTCAAGAGCAAAGTCGCGTGGGTGCTCGAACAGTTGGCGCAGGGCAAGCGTGTGGCGCTGGTGAGTGACGCGGGTTCACCGGGCATATCTGATCCGGGAACGCTGCTGGTGAGCACGGCGATTGCGGCGGGTTATCCAGTGTTCAGCGTGCCGGGTGCGGCGGCGCTGGTACCCGCGCTGACGCTATCGGGTCTGCGCACGGACAGATTTGTATTTGAAGGTTTCCTGCCGCACAAAAAGGGTCGGCAGACAAAACTGAAGCAGCTTGCGCTCGAACCACGCACGATCGTACTCTACGAGAGTGTGCACCGGATTCAGAAGACGCTTGGCGAGCTGCACGATTATTTAGGGAATCGCAAAGTGGCGGTCTGCCGCGAATTGACCAAGCTGCACGAAGAGATTGTACGCGGCACGCTGGCCGACGCGATCGCGCATTTTCAGAAGAATGATCCGCGCGGCGAATTTGTCGTCGTAGTGGCGGGTGCGGATGATGCGGAGCCACAGGAAGAAGATTCCGGTGAAGAATCGCTCTACTAA
- the lgt gene encoding prolipoprotein diacylglyceryl transferase, with product MFPEFFRIGSFPLHSYGLMLAIAFGCGLWLSSKRGPRRGISGDDITSIATASLLLGLAGGRVAYVATHWREFEGRLLDIISPIQSDGTIGIAGLVLLGGVVAGFAGAYWMARKRGAAFLNVTDIMIPSLALGIGFGRVGCFLNGCCFGLPSTLPWSVVFPESCSAGSVFPHQHIHPTQLYETMAMVVLFVFLLWRDRVPLAQGALTGWFLVLYGVWRYFVEGLRWYEEGMVYGALGEHRVTFSRIISAAMIVIGLYLIRRRPSDPSSPPEHVH from the coding sequence TTGTTCCCAGAATTCTTTAGAATTGGTTCGTTTCCGCTGCACAGCTATGGGTTGATGCTGGCGATTGCATTTGGGTGCGGCTTGTGGCTATCCTCGAAGCGCGGGCCGCGGCGGGGAATATCCGGCGACGACATCACGAGTATTGCGACGGCGTCTCTGCTGTTGGGGTTGGCCGGTGGGCGAGTCGCATATGTTGCCACGCATTGGCGCGAATTTGAAGGCCGCCTGCTCGATATAATCTCGCCGATTCAAAGCGACGGAACGATCGGGATTGCCGGTTTGGTCCTGCTGGGCGGCGTGGTGGCGGGCTTCGCGGGCGCGTATTGGATGGCGCGCAAACGCGGTGCGGCGTTCCTGAATGTGACAGACATCATGATCCCGTCGCTGGCTTTGGGCATCGGATTCGGACGCGTCGGCTGTTTTTTGAATGGCTGTTGTTTCGGATTGCCCAGCACGCTGCCGTGGTCGGTGGTGTTTCCTGAATCGTGCTCCGCGGGATCGGTTTTTCCGCATCAGCATATTCACCCGACGCAGCTTTATGAAACGATGGCGATGGTTGTGCTCTTCGTTTTCCTGTTGTGGCGCGATCGGGTACCGCTGGCACAGGGGGCCCTGACGGGCTGGTTTTTGGTGCTTTACGGGGTATGGCGCTATTTCGTTGAGGGGCTGCGCTGGTACGAGGAGGGGATGGTCTATGGAGCCCTTGGCGAACACCGGGTGACTTTTTCGCGGATCATTTCGGCGGCCATGATTGTCATCGGGCTATATTTAATTCGCCGCAGGCCATCTGACCCCTCTTCCCCGCCCGAGCATGTTCATTAG